In one Silene latifolia isolate original U9 population chromosome 10, ASM4854445v1, whole genome shotgun sequence genomic region, the following are encoded:
- the LOC141608507 gene encoding cell wall / vacuolar inhibitor of fructosidase 1-like gives MEKILSWVIFFCLIAYINIFTEAQTNAVNLIDFTCKQTPDYNLCVSTLKSDPRTPSAKDVKALATILVDQVHRKAILTQGHTRALSKDPIFDSKTKEFLTRCTIRYGHILNWIVSAKLSMAANDYSKAQDYIKALPTHIELCEREFESLAHVKSPITDVSKAMDDIAKVAVAVVTYKYMHPAPPMN, from the coding sequence ATGGAGAAAATTTTATCATGGGTTATTTTCTTCTGTTTGATAGCCTATATCAACATCTTTACTGAAGCACAAACAAACGCAGTTAATCTAATTGATTTTACCTGCAAACAAACACCCGACTACAACCTATGCGTCTCGACTTTAAAAAGCGATCCGAGGACTCCCTCCGCAAAAGATGTGAAAGCTCTAGCCACCATTCTAGTTGATCAAGTTCACAGGAAAGCGATATTGACCCAAGGCCACACTCGAGCTCTCTCAAAGGACCCAATATTCGACTCGAAAACAAAAGAATTTCTCACTCGGTGTACTATAAGGTATGGACATATTTTGAATTGGATTGTAAGCGCTAAATTAAGCATGGCCGCTAATGATTATAGCAAAGCCCAAGATTACATTAAAGCGCTTCCGACCCATATTGAGCTGTGCGAGAGGGAATTCGAGTCGTTGGCGCATGTAAAGTCGCCCATAACCGACGTTAGTAAGGCCATGGATGATATTGCTAAAGTTGCTGTTGCGGTTGTGACCTACAAGTATATGCATCCTGCTCCTCCAATGAATTGA